One Ictalurus punctatus breed USDA103 chromosome 10, Coco_2.0, whole genome shotgun sequence genomic region harbors:
- the nrd1b gene encoding nardilysin b gives MPQKNKAKTSCGTIYEPGPESGEPPPQTQTEPRAAVASGDPVEKAEENLEDLQIIKSPSDPKKYRYIELSNGLRALLISDLGQEACVCKSEKSHDDSDDNDKEDDSEEEDGEQDSDDDRDSNDSDENGEVMKKMKKVTSEKQSAAALCICVGSFSDPEDLPGLAHFLEHMVFMGSEKYPAENGFDAFLKKHGGSDNASTDLERTIFQFDVQRKYFKEALDRWAQFFICPLMIEDAIEREVEAVDSEYQLARPSDSHRKEMLFGSLAKPNHPMSKFCWGNAQTLKHEPKERMINTYKRLRQFWRRYYSAHYMTLTVQSRETLDTLEEWVREIFIKVPNNGQTRPDFSTLQEPFATPDFTKLYRVVPVRKIHALTISWALPPQGIHYRVKPLHYISWLVGHEGAGSILSVLRKKCWALALFGGNSETGFDQNTTYSIFSVSITLTDEGYQNFFQVVHLVFQYMKMLQKLKPQQRIYEEIQKIDANEFHYQEQTDPIEFVEKICENMQLFPKEDFLCGDQLMFEYSPEVISHALALLTPERANLLLLSPEHEGQCPVKEKWFGTQYSVEDIPLEWSELWSGDFPLNPALHLPAENKFIATDFTLKPSDCPDIEFPVKIVDDSRGRLWFKKDKKFKIPKAYIRFNLLTPLIQESPENLVLFDLFVNILAHNLAEPAYDADVAQLEYKLVPGDHGLIIRLKGFNHKLPLLLNLIVDYLADFTSAADVFSMFAEQLKKTYFNILIKPERLGKDIRLQILEHSRWSVIQKYQAINKNLTMEDLMQFVTKFKAEMFVEGLVQGNFTSDESKEFLQYFVERLQYQPLPSEPPVLFRVVDLPRKHHLCKVQSLNKGDANSEVTIYYQSGIKSLREHALMELLVMHMEEPCFDFLRTKETLGYQVYPTCRNTSSILGFSVTVETQATKFNTDFVENKIEEFLVNFDEKMADLSEEAFQVQVTALIKLKECEDTHLGEEVDRNWFEVVTQQYVFDRLSKEISALKQMTKADLLSWYMEHRGADSKKLSVHVVGFGQEEKDHGDNQTSSDLLQKSEEGTDKCSSYGEVSKLTFLPASPALAGASMITDIRAFTSTLTLHPYHKILY, from the exons ATGCCCCAGAAAAACAAGGCCAAAACGTCCTGTGGGACTATCTATGAGCCCGGGCCTGAGAGCGGAGAGCCGCCACCGCAGACTCAGACCGAGCCGAGAGCTGCTGTGGCTTCTGGAGATCCAGTTGAGAAAGCAGAGGAAAACCTTGAGGACttacaaataattaaatcaCCAAGTGACCCAAAGAAATACAG GTACATTGAGTTGAGCAATGGTCTGAGAGCGCTGCTCATCTCAGATCTGGGTCAGGAAGCCTGCGTGTGTAAGTCTGAGAAGTCacatgatgatagtgatgaCAACGATAAGGAGGATGACAGTGAGGAGGAAGACGGTGAACAAGACAGCGATGATGACAGAGATAGTAATGACTCAGATGAGAATGGGGAAGTTATGAAAAAGATGAAGAAAGTCACGTCAGAGAAACAG tcaGCAGCTGCTCTTTGTATCTGTGTGGGAAGCTTCAGTGATCCAGAGGATCTGCCTGGTCTTGCCCATTTCCTTGAGCACA TGGTGTTCATGGGCAGTGAAAAGTACCCAGCTGAGAACGGCTTTGATGCATTTCTAAAGAAACACGGCGGCAGTGACAACGCTTCGACTGACCTGGAGAGGACCATCttccagtttgatgttcagagGAAGTACTTCAAAGAGGCACTGGATAG GTGGGCACAATTCTTCATCTGCCCTTTGATGATAGAAGATGCTATTGAAAGGGAGGTGGAGGCAGTGGACAGTG AATACCAGTTGGCCAGGCCATCAGACTCTCATCGCAAAGAAATGCTCTTTGGAAGCCTAGCAAAGCCCAACCATCCAATGAGCAAATTCTGCTGGG GAAACGCCCAAACTCTGAAGCACGAACCAAAGGAGAGGATGATAAATACTTATAAGCGTCTGCGGCAGTTCTGGAGGAGATACTACTCTGCTCATTACATGACCCTCACTGTGCAGTCCCGAG AGACGCTGGACACTTTAGAGGAATGGGTGAGGGAAATTTTCATCAAGGTCCCAAACAA TGGTCAGACACGTCCTGATTTTTCCACCCTTCAGGAGCCTTTTGCTACACCAGATTTCACTAAGCTTTATAGAG TGGTTCCTGTGAGAAAAATCCATGCTCTCACCATCAGCTGGGCTTTACCCCCTCAAGGCATACATTACAG GGTGAAGCCTTTGCACTACATATCCTGGCTGGTTGGACATGAGGGTGCTGGCAGTATCCTCTCTGTGCTCCGGAAGAA GTGCTGGGCATTGGCTCTTTTTGGAGGCAACAGCGAGACAGGTTTTGATCAGAATACTACTTACTCCATCTTTAGCGTATCCATCACCCTGACAGACGAGGGCTACCAGAATTTCTTCCAG GTGGTGCATTTGGTGTTCCAGTACATGAAGATGCTTCAGAAACTCAAACCACAGCAGAG GATTTATGAAGAAATTCAGAAGATCGACGCCAATGAGTTTCACTATCAAGAGCAG ACAGATCCAATTGAGTTTGTGGAGAAAATTTGTGAGAATATGCAGCTTTTTCCTAAAGAGGACTTTCTCTGTGGAGACCAGCTCATGTTTGAATACAGCCCAGAG gtgatTTCCCATGCCTTGGCACTGCTTACTCCTGAGAGAGCAAACCTGCTGCTGCTATCCCCGGAGCATGAGGGACAATGCCCAGTGAAGGAGAAGTGGTTTGGCACACAGTACAGTGTAGAAG ATATTCCTCTGGAATGGAGTGAGCTGTGGTCTGGAGATTTCCCTCTGAACCCTGCCCTTCACCTCCCAGCCGAGAACAAGTTCATAG CCACGGATTTCACGCTGAAACCCTCAGACTGTCCTGACATCGAGTTCCCAGTCAAAATTGTTGATGACAGCCGAGGGCGTCTGTGGTTCAAAAAGGACAAGAAGTTTAAAATACCAAAAG CATACATCCGCTTCAACTTGCTCACACCCCTGATCCAGGAGTCTCCTGAAAA CCTGGTTCTGTTTGACCTCTTTGTGAACATCCTGGCCCATAACTTGGCTGAGCCGGCTTACGACGCAGACGTGGCCCAGTTGGAGTACAAACTGGTTCCAGGGGATCACGGCCTGATCATACGGCTCAAAGGTTTCAATCACAAACTGCCT TTGCTACTGAACCTGATTGTAGACTACTTGGCAGACTTCACTTCAGCTGCTGACGTGTTCAGTATGTTCGCAGAACAGCTGAAGAAGACATACTTCAACATCCTCATCAAGCCAGAGAGGCTGGGAAA AGACATACGCCTGCAAATCCTGGAGCACTCTCGATGGTCAGTCATCCAGAAGTACCAGGCCATCAATAAGAACCTCACCATGGAAGATCTGATGCAGTTTGTCACCAAGTTTAAGGCAGAAATGTTTGTGGAAGGACTTGTGCAGGGCAACTTCACAAGTGAT GAGTCCAAAGAGTTCCTGCAGTATTTTGTTGA GAGGCTCCAGTATCAGCCGCTTCCATCTGAGCCTCCTGTCCTGTTCCGTGTGGTGGATCTGCCACGGAAGCATCACCTGTGTAAAGTCCAGTCCCTAAACAAGGGTGATGCCAACTCTGAGGTCACTATTTATTATCAG TCTGGGATTAAGAGCCTCAGAGAGCATGCACTGATGGAGCTGCTTGTG ATGCACATGGAGGAGCCCTGCTTTGATTTCCTAAGGACTAAAGAGACTTTGGG GTATCAGGTGTATCCTACTTGTCGGAACACATCCAGTATCCTTGGCTTCTCGGTTACTGTTGAGACTCAAGCAACCAAATTCAA CACTGACTTTGTAGAGAATAAAATCGAAGAGTTCTTGGTGAACTTTGATGAGAAGATGGCCGATCTGTCAGAAGAGGCATTTCAGGTACAAGTCACTGCTCTGATCAAGCTGAAGGAGTGTGAGGATACACACCTTGGCGAGGAGGTGGATAGGAACTGGTTCGAGGTGGTCACCCAGCAGTACGTGTTTGACCGACTCAGTAAAGAG ATATCGGCTCTGAAGCAGATGACCAAAGCAGATCTGTTGTCTTGGTATATGGAGCACAGAGGTGCAGACAGCAAGAAGCTCAGTGTTCAT GTGGTTGGATTTGGGCAGGAGGAGAAAGACCATGGAGACAACCAGACCTCCTCCGACCTGCTGCAGAAGAGTGAAGAGGGTACAGACAAGTGTTCCTCGTATGGAGAGGTGTCCAAGCTCACCTTCCTGCCAGCCTCACCAGCTCTTGCTGGAGCCTCCATGATCACCGACATTCGCGCATTCACCTCCACACTTACGCTCCATCCATACCACAAAATCCTCTACTAA